TAAAGATGAACCTGTCGTTATTGGCGGCGTATTTCGCCGCCATTTTTTTGCTGATCGCCACGCCGGGGCCGGTGGTGGTGATGGTGGCCAACACCGCAGCGCGCTTTGGCGCCCGGCGCGCGCTGTTGACCGCGTTGGGCAGCAACTGGGCCTCCTTGTTGCTGATCGGTATCGCCGCGCTGATTATCACCGGTCTGTTCGCCGTGGATATGCACATGCTGCAGTGGGTAGGCCTGCTTGGTTGCCTGTTTATCGGCCGTATGGCGATCGTTTCGCTGTATGAGGATTTATCCGCACGAACCCCCAATGCGCAGCCCGTTGCGCCGCCGCAAAAACGCTCGGCGATCGTGAACGGTTTTCTGGTGGGCATCGCCAATCCCAAAGACATTATCTTTTTCGTCGCCTTTTTCCCACAGTTCATCGCCGTCACCCCCTCGATCGGCGTCAGCCTGACGCTGCTGACCGTGCTGTGGGTGCTGGCGGACTTCGCCATCTTGCTGGCCTATATCACTCTGCTGTCGGGGACGGCATTGCAGCGCGCGCGGCGGGCGATCTCTGTCCTGTCGGCGTTGCTGCTGTTGGTGGTGGCTGTGGTGGGAGCGGGATATGCGCTGTGGGGGCTTCTCGGCTGAAGCCGTATAAAAAACGCCGGTCGGGAAACCGGACCGGCGTTTTATCGCGGTGTTTAAGCCGCGCCGTTCGGCTGCGGCGTGGGATCGCCGTTGCGGCGTTTGCCGAGGAACAGCGCCACCAGCGTCAGCCAGCACAGGCCGCTGATGAGATTGAACAGGTTGAACAGCCCGCTGCCGCCCCAGACGTAGGCGACCTTGGCCAGCTCGATGCCGACGGTGAACACCATCATGCTCAGCATACCCATGGTGGCCGACACCGTGCCCTTGCTGACGTTGCTGGAGAACAGCGTCAGGCGGTACAGCCCGGCGTTGGCGAGGCCAATCCCGAAGGCGTACAGGCTCAGGCCGGCGGTCATCCACAGGTAGGCGTGGCTGGAGAACTGGGTTGCCAGCGCGGCGATCAGCAACCCCAGCAGCATCGGGCCTGCGCCCAGCTTGATCAAGCGCTCCACGCTGTTTTTGCCGGTCAGGCGCGCCAGCGTCAGGTTGCCGAGGATCAGCGCACCGAACACCGGGATTTGCAGCAGGCCGTAATCCAGCGTCGACAGCGACTCACCGCTGATCAGGATCACCGGCGACTGGGCTATCCAGGCCAGCAGCGGCAGGCTGGCGAAACCGATCGCCAGGGCGCCGCACAGGAAGCGGCGATTGCCCAGCACCTGGCGGTAGTCGCGCCACAGGTTGGCGGCGGAAAACGCCTCGCCCTGCAGCGTGGCGGTTTCCGGCATGGCTTTCCACAGGCCGTAGAAGGCGATGGCCGCCAGCGCGGCGAACAGCACGAACATGCTCTGCCACGGTGCGACGTGGATCAGCGCCGCGCCGGCCAGCGGCCCGAGCAGCGGGGCGATCAGCGCCACGTTGGCCATCAGCGCAGTGATCTTGATGCACACCGATTCTTCAAACGACTCCTGGATGGTGGCGTAGCCGACGGCGCCGATAAAGCACAGGCCGATGCCCTGCAGGAAACGCATGGCGATGAACTGCTCGATGGTGGTGACCAGCAGGATCGCCAAACAGGCGACGATAAAGAAGGCCACCCCGGCCAGCATCACCGGGCGGCGGCCGCGGCGATCCGACAGCGGCCCGAGCAGCCACTGCAGGAAGATGCCGCCGGCCAGATAGGCGGTCATCGAGGTGGGCACCCACTCTTCACCGGCGTTGAAATCCGCCACGACGGCGAGCATGCCCGGCTGAATCATATCGTTGCCAATATAGGTGGCGAACTCGAACAGCACCAGACAAAGAGGGAATAAAAGCGCCTGTCGGCCCAAGCGTGCCGCAGGTGGTAATGTCGTTTTCATATTATTGTACTGATAGTAAAAGAGAAAAAGGAACTGCCAGGGCGGGAAGCGCAAACTGAGCGAGTTGTGGCGGCTATTTTGCCGCCAATTGTTCACCTTCGCAATCATAAGGTGTTGTTTAAGTGCATTCTGATATTTCGCTTTTGGGTTGTCGCCGAACGTCGTGCCCGTTAACCTCTTCTTAACATATCAATGTGACACAAGATCGGGCGAGCGTTTGAGCGAGAAAATCGGCTGGATAGACAATCTGAGAGCGATGGCGTGCATGATGGTGGTGATGATCCACGCCACCACCTATTACGTCACCAACGGCACGGCGATAGGGCTGCACAACTGGGATATCGCCAACGTGCTGAACTCGCTGTCGCGCGTGTCGGTGCCGCTGTTCTTCATGATTTCCGGCTACCTGTTCTTCGGCGAAAAGAGCGCCGGTCGGCGGCATTTCACCCGCATCGCCTGCTGCATTCTGTTCTACAGCGTCATCGCGCTGATCTACATCGCAGTCTTTACCAAGATCGGTTTTTGGCCGTCGCTGCGCGGCATCCTGCAAAAGCCGGTGTTCTACCACCTGTGGTTTTTCTATGCCATTGCGGTGATTTACCTGTTGTCGCCGCTGATCAGCGTCAAGCCGGTGTCGCGCCGTTACCTGGCCGCCGCGCTGGTGGTGTTGGCGGTGCTCGCCAACCCGAGTACCGACAAACTGACCCTCGGTAACGCGCACCTGTTGCCGGTTAACCTGTATATCTACGGCGATACTTTCTACTACCTGTTGTACGCGTTGGCCGGACGGGCGATTGGCATGATGGAGGCGCGCGGGCACGCCGTGGGCTGGCTGGCGGCGCTGGGGTTTGCGCTGTGCGTGGCGCTGATCGCGCGCGGCACCAAGCATCAGCTGTTCATCAACGGCAACTTCGCCGATACCTACTACATCTACAGCGGCCCACTGGTGTTTATGGCGGCGGTTGCGCTACTGGTGTGGGTGAAACACTGTTTGCCGCAGCCGATCGGCTGGCTGAGCGTGTTCTCCCGCCATTCGCTGGCTATCTACGGTTTTCACGCTCTTATCGTCAATGTGATGCGCAGCCGGCATCTGGATTTCACCGGCCACCCGCTGCTGGATATCTTCTGGGTGTTCGGCGTGGCGCTGGGGATCAGCCTGCTGTTGTCAATCGGCCTGCAGCGGCTGGATACCCGCCGGCTGGTGTCATAGCGGCGAGCGCCGGCGCTGCTGGGCGCGGCGCAGCTGCCGCCCGGAAGAAAAACCGGCCGCCAACGCGGCCTTCTCCAACCCATACCCTTGCTGCAGGCGCTGTTGCGCCACCGCCAACCGCAGCTGTTCATGATACTCCCGCACGCTGATGCCGACGTGGCTGCGAAACAGCCGCGCCAGGTGCCGGCTGCTGACGTGCGCTTTTTCCGCCACCTGCGATACCGACCACTCGGCCTCCGGCTCGGCGGCCAGCACGTCCTGCGCGCGGTGCACCGCCGGGTGCAGGTGGTTGCGGTAGCGCAACCAGGGCGACAGTTGCGGATCGTCGCCGGCGCGGCGGAAATAGACCACCATGTCGCGGGCGACGTCGCGCGCCCGGCTGGAGCCGCAGTGGTGGTGGACCAGGTGCAGCGCCAAATCGATACCGGTGGTGATGCCCGCGCTGGTGTAGACGCCGCGATCCTCAACGAAGATGCGGTTCTCTTTCACCTGCGCCGCCGGCGCCTGCCGGCGGATACGTTCGATGACGTCGTGGTGGGTGGTGCATTGATAGCCGTCGAGCAGCCCGGCCTGCGCCGCCAGCAGCGCGCCGGAGCAGATGCAGACCAGGGTGATGCGCTGCCGCTGCAAATCGGGCCGCAGCGTCGCCAGCCAGCGACGCGCCTGCTCGGCCTCTTCCCCGGCGAAATAGCGCTGCGAATCGCCGACGCCCGGCAGCACCAGGATGGCGCCGTCTTCCAGGCGTTCAGGCAACGGCTGCAGGCCGCTCAGCGTCATGCCGATGGAGCAGACGATCTGCGGCGCCGGGCTGAGATAACGCAGGGTGAACTGCCCTGCGAGGCGCAGGGTTTCTGCCGGGCCGCTGACGTCCAGCGACAACACGTTGGGCAACAGCAGAAAATAGACGGCCTGCGGCATGATTACTCCTGTGCGAGTTGCGCCAGCGCCTCATCTACGCTGGCGATGCGGGCGAAACGATCGACCAGTACGGTTTCAGTATGCCGCTTCAACTGCGCGGGGGTAAAGGTTTCACCGTCGGGGTGACGCATCGGGAAGGTCAGCGTCGCCTCGGTGACGAAAGTCACCCGATAACCGAGATCTGACGCCACCCGGGTGGTGGTTTCGCAACACTGTTCGGTACGGATGCCGGAGACGATCAGGTGGTTGATATCCCGCTCGCGCAGCCAGGCGTCGAGGCCGGATTCGGTCAGCGCATTGTGCACATGCTTATGCACGGTGATATCCGCCTGGTGGGTGAGGAACGGCAGGCGCTTCACGTGGCCTGATGCCAGCGAGAACGGCCCCTGCGGCGAAATGTGCAGCACATCGACCAGCGCCGCGCCGCGTTGCCGGCAGCCCGCGATCAGGCGCGTCAGCGCCTGTTGGAACGCCGGCAGATCGTCCTCCTGCCAGAATGGACGGTGCTGGAATGATTGCTGGACATCGATGATCAATAACGCGCTCTGTGACATTTTCGGCCCTCCGCCAGTGTGTGTAGCGACCATCTTGCGCCGCTTTATACCCCGACAGAAGGCCAAAAACGGCCATCATGATGACAGCAGCGGACCGACCTTAGGCTTTG
The sequence above is drawn from the Serratia sp. FDAARGOS_506 genome and encodes:
- a CDS encoding LysE family translocator, whose amino-acid sequence is MNLSLLAAYFAAIFLLIATPGPVVVMVANTAARFGARRALLTALGSNWASLLLIGIAALIITGLFAVDMHMLQWVGLLGCLFIGRMAIVSLYEDLSARTPNAQPVAPPQKRSAIVNGFLVGIANPKDIIFFVAFFPQFIAVTPSIGVSLTLLTVLWVLADFAILLAYITLLSGTALQRARRAISVLSALLLLVVAVVGAGYALWGLLG
- a CDS encoding MFS transporter, producing the protein MKTTLPPAARLGRQALLFPLCLVLFEFATYIGNDMIQPGMLAVVADFNAGEEWVPTSMTAYLAGGIFLQWLLGPLSDRRGRRPVMLAGVAFFIVACLAILLVTTIEQFIAMRFLQGIGLCFIGAVGYATIQESFEESVCIKITALMANVALIAPLLGPLAGAALIHVAPWQSMFVLFAALAAIAFYGLWKAMPETATLQGEAFSAANLWRDYRQVLGNRRFLCGALAIGFASLPLLAWIAQSPVILISGESLSTLDYGLLQIPVFGALILGNLTLARLTGKNSVERLIKLGAGPMLLGLLIAALATQFSSHAYLWMTAGLSLYAFGIGLANAGLYRLTLFSSNVSKGTVSATMGMLSMMVFTVGIELAKVAYVWGGSGLFNLFNLISGLCWLTLVALFLGKRRNGDPTPQPNGAA
- a CDS encoding acyltransferase, translated to MSEKIGWIDNLRAMACMMVVMIHATTYYVTNGTAIGLHNWDIANVLNSLSRVSVPLFFMISGYLFFGEKSAGRRHFTRIACCILFYSVIALIYIAVFTKIGFWPSLRGILQKPVFYHLWFFYAIAVIYLLSPLISVKPVSRRYLAAALVVLAVLANPSTDKLTLGNAHLLPVNLYIYGDTFYYLLYALAGRAIGMMEARGHAVGWLAALGFALCVALIARGTKHQLFINGNFADTYYIYSGPLVFMAAVALLVWVKHCLPQPIGWLSVFSRHSLAIYGFHALIVNVMRSRHLDFTGHPLLDIFWVFGVALGISLLLSIGLQRLDTRRLVS
- a CDS encoding GlxA family transcriptional regulator — protein: MPQAVYFLLLPNVLSLDVSGPAETLRLAGQFTLRYLSPAPQIVCSIGMTLSGLQPLPERLEDGAILVLPGVGDSQRYFAGEEAEQARRWLATLRPDLQRQRITLVCICSGALLAAQAGLLDGYQCTTHHDVIERIRRQAPAAQVKENRIFVEDRGVYTSAGITTGIDLALHLVHHHCGSSRARDVARDMVVYFRRAGDDPQLSPWLRYRNHLHPAVHRAQDVLAAEPEAEWSVSQVAEKAHVSSRHLARLFRSHVGISVREYHEQLRLAVAQQRLQQGYGLEKAALAAGFSSGRQLRRAQQRRRSPL
- a CDS encoding isochorismatase family protein encodes the protein MSQSALLIIDVQQSFQHRPFWQEDDLPAFQQALTRLIAGCRQRGAALVDVLHISPQGPFSLASGHVKRLPFLTHQADITVHKHVHNALTESGLDAWLRERDINHLIVSGIRTEQCCETTTRVASDLGYRVTFVTEATLTFPMRHPDGETFTPAQLKRHTETVLVDRFARIASVDEALAQLAQE